In Janthinobacterium sp. B9-8, the genomic stretch GCAACCCAGATCACAGCGATCAGCCATGTAATCGGCCATTCCAGCTCGGCATACTCTTTACCACGGGTATAACCCATGGGTAAGGTGATTGCGGCTAGGACGATCACTAGCTGCCAGCCCCAGAAATGGAAGGCAGCCAGCTTGTCGGAGATCAAGCGCACATTACAGGTGCGTTGAACTACGTAATACGAGGTCGCGAATAAACCGCTGCCACCAAACGCAAAAATAACCGCATTAGTATGCAATGGGCGCAAGCGGCCAAAATGAAAGTAAGGGCCAAAATTAAGTTCCGGCCAGTACATCTGGGCGGCGATGATCACGCCAACCAGCATCCCGACAATCCCCCAAATGACGGTCATGATGGCAAATTGCCGCACCACTTTGTAGTTGTATGTACCTAGGTGTTCCATGCGAGCTCCGATTGATCTCCAACAGCTTGGACTTTGAAATGTGTGACTTGAAAAATGAACAACCTGTCTGCATTTAACTAGCTGTAAGGAAAAACTAGTTTTTTGCTGGTCGTGAATATTTCTTATGTAATTATGCCAACTGAACTTTATCTGCTTCAGTCCGCATTCTTATTGACGAACATCAATGCCTTTCATCAGATCGCGGCATTTTACACTCCGTCGGACTTAAATTCCTTGTTTTTTCTTTCGTCAGTGGAACTTTCCTCTGCGAGCATGCTGTCATCATCTTGCAAAATCTGCCAGCCTGGCCCCTCCATATCATCAAATTGCCCCCCTTTTACTGACCACCAGAAAATAATGCCGATAAAAAACACCAGTAAGACAGAAAGCGGAATTAGTAAATAAAGGCTTTCCATCTAGAACTTCCCTTTAAGGCGCAACGCATTAAGCACCACTAGCAGCGAGCTGCACGCCATGCCTAAGCTGGCCAGCCACGGAGTAATCTGGCCGGTAACGGCCAGCGGCAATGCGGCAAGATTGTAAGCAATGGCCCAAATTAAATTCTGACGAATAATATTGCGTGTCTTTTTGGCTAAAGCCAGCGCTTTGGGGAGGCGATCCAGCTGATTATTAAGCAGCACCATATCGCCTGCTGCATGGGCGACATCGACACCCGCCCCCATGGCCATGGATACATCGGCTTTCGCTAAAACGGGGGCATCGTTGACACCATCCCCAATCATCAAAACTCGGCGCCCTTGCTGTTGCAGGGTGTTGATGTAAGCCAACTTATCGCCGGGTGTTGCTCTGCCGACAGCGTTTTCAATATGCATGTTCAAAGCCAAAGCTTGCACGGTAGCGTTGCTATCGCCCGATACAAGGTGCAAACGTAAGCCTGCATCACGTAGCGCTTGAATTGAAGCTGCTGCATCGTCTCGTAATGTGTCTGCCACAATAAACGCGCCCAGCCATGTGCGGGTGCTGGCTAGTGCAATTAAGCTGCCTTCTGCTTGCCGGATGGCCTCTGGCATTAGCATGGCACATTGGCGATTTACAAAATCAGGGTGGCCAATAAAATACAGCTCGTCATTTACAAGGCCGCTTAAGCCACCACCGGGATAGGTTTGCATTTTTTGTGCGAGAGGCGAGTCTGGCATGAGAAAGGCGCGGGCTAAGGGGTGAGCCGAGGCCGCTTCCAGCGATGCGGCAATGGCGCGTGCGTTTTCTTCTGAAGCATGGCTGGCGATGTATCGCTGGATACGGGGCTCGCCGTGGGTGAGTGTGCCGGTTTTGTCGAGCATCACATCGCTGATTTGCGCCAGCGTCTCTAAGGCGGGGCTACGCGCCACCATGAGCCCGAGCTGAGCTAAGTGTCCTGTGGCGGCAGTCAGGGCTACAGGCGTAGCCAGAGCCAGTGCACAGGGGCAGGAGATCACAAGTACCGACACCATAATGGGCAGGGCGTGGATCGGGTCGTGCCAGTGCCAGTACAACCAAGCCAGTGCGGCGGTGATCAGCAAGATGCTGACAAACCAGCCAGATACCTGTTCGGCCAGCAGGGCAAGACGCGGTTTTTGTGCGAGGGCCTGATCGAGCAAACGCACAATGGCTGCAAGACGGGTGTTTTCGCCAACCTGGCTGACTTCGATATGCAGAGGGGAGGCTAAATTAAGCGTGCCCCCCGTGACTTGCATGCCTGCAGATTTGCGGATGGCAAGGCTTTCACCGGTAAGCAGTGCTTCACTGACCTC encodes the following:
- the ccoS gene encoding cbb3-type cytochrome oxidase assembly protein CcoS codes for the protein MESLYLLIPLSVLLVFFIGIIFWWSVKGGQFDDMEGPGWQILQDDDSMLAEESSTDERKNKEFKSDGV
- a CDS encoding heavy metal translocating P-type ATPase produces the protein MTSRTDCFHCGETLSPESFPIIYRNIEQPTCCAGCQAVANTIIQSGLESYYSQRDQPADRAKPLPDELLAQLHLFDDASLQASFVLNVDADIREASLIIEGISCAACIWLNERHIQRLPGVLSASINYSTHRARVRWDDRKIQLSTILQAVAAIGYRAQPYDQARQEEGWQKQRKSALFRLWVAGLSMMQVMMFSVPIYMSKAGEIAPEWLYLMHWASLILTLPVVLYSATPFYISSWRDLKRRRTGMDLPIAIGVLATFIASSYSLITNHGEIYFDSVSMFVFLLLTGRYLEMSARRKAGAATEQLVKLIPAFAHKIDAQGTIEVTVNSLQIGEQILVKSGETIPVDGIIRQGSGEVSEALLTGESLAIRKSAGMQVTGGTLNLASPLHIEVSQVGENTRLAAIVRLLDQALAQKPRLALLAEQVSGWFVSILLITAALAWLYWHWHDPIHALPIMVSVLVISCPCALALATPVALTAATGHLAQLGLMVARSPALETLAQISDVMLDKTGTLTHGEPRIQRYIASHASEENARAIAASLEAASAHPLARAFLMPDSPLAQKMQTYPGGGLSGLVNDELYFIGHPDFVNRQCAMLMPEAIRQAEGSLIALASTRTWLGAFIVADTLRDDAAASIQALRDAGLRLHLVSGDSNATVQALALNMHIENAVGRATPGDKLAYINTLQQQGRRVLMIGDGVNDAPVLAKADVSMAMGAGVDVAHAAGDMVLLNNQLDRLPKALALAKKTRNIIRQNLIWAIAYNLAALPLAVTGQITPWLASLGMACSSLLVVLNALRLKGKF